The genome window AGTATTGCTCCTTAAAATATGACTAACCGAAACGGTTAGTTTAATTATAACCTATTCGGTTAATATATTTCAAGATGCAATGCAATAATTTGTATGTGCTGTCAAAAAGGCTGATTACAATAATCATCCTAGTGTCCAGCTATGGCTGAATAACACATCAGATCTGTCTGGTGATTCAATTCAAGTCCGAAAGCCTTAAGATTCCCCAGGTCATTTACACCATTTAAGGGTTTAAAAGCCAAATCTAAGCTTCTCTTTCAATAATATTATGGTACTCAATCCATCTGTGAGCAAATGGCATATTTTTTGCTAATAAATAATCAATATTTATTCTTGAGGGGTATATTATGCTGAAAAAGATGATCCTGATTCTGTTAGTACTGTTGAATATCTATACCTTTGTTACTGTCCGTATGGACAAACAATCAGCCGTGAACGGTTCTTCCCGAGTTCCTGAAGTTCGTTTGGTTGCCATTAGTTCTTTAGGTGGTGCTCCCGGAATGCTTCTGGGGTTCAATGTGTTCAATCATAAAACCAATGTTGTGAGAAAGGGCTATCTGCAGGATGCCATAAAACTGGTTTTATTTCAGAACCTGATCATGTATGGATTCGTATTCTTTAGTTTACGCAAAAAGAAAGAGAAGGTTTGGAGGTATTAAGGTGGATAAGGACTCTCCAGTTCTACTCCAATGATTTATATCAATTATCCAAATCTAAGTATTATTGGTGAATCTCCCAGCTACAAACAAGCGGCCTAGTTCCTGTTTCAGAGGATGAGGCTGGCTCTATTTTTCAACAACAAGGTTTCAGTTGGACCTATCAACATAAGGAGAATCTATGTTTCAAATAAGCAAATCACTTAAAAACATCAACTATAAAATGTTACTGGCCCTTATATTGTCAGGTCTGTTTCCTGCCATCTATATGGCCGTGAGAGTTCGATTCCTGGGAGATATGCCCAGTGACTGGGGTGTAAATATAGCATCCCAGCTCTCCTGGGTGAATCTTTTATATGAGATAATGAATGAGGCCATACTGCTGCCTGTCTTCTTTCTTTTTGGGAAAGTCATCAAAGATAAAGAAGACCTGGAAAACCGATTACGGACGGGGCTTATCATCACTTTTGTTCTCTATTGTGTACTTTCAATTCTTATCGCTGTAATGGCTGAACCACTGGTTCTCATGATGGCTCAGCAATCTGATCTTGTCCCTGCCACAGTCATATATATCCGCTGGGAATCATTGGCTGTCGTCTTTTCTATATTGTTCCGTTTTCTTCTGCCGGTTTTTATACTGATCAATAAGGAACGGGTCATCTACATCTTTTTAGCCCTTCAAATGTCCCTCTCCCTGATCTTTGATACGCTGCTGATCAGCTCATTGCCTTTTTCCCTGAATATAGGAGTCAATGGCATTGCCTTCTCAAACCTACTTACAAGTGTAATTCTGGTTGGAATAAGTTTGTTTTCCCTTACTCGATCCGGCTATAGTATTATTCGAAATAATCGACCCTTGTCTTTTCGTTGGACCCGGGAGTGGCTGCGAATCGGAGGATATTCCGGTATTGAGTCATTAGTCCGGAACCTCGCCTTTATGATCGTGATACTCCGGATGATCAATGTTGTGAATGAGCAGGGAACATTCTGGGTCACCAACAACTTTATATGGGGGTGGTTGTTACTCCCGGTACTGGCTTTAGGGGAATTGATAAAACGGGACTGCGCGGAAGACTCATCAAATATTCAAAGGTTCTTCCAGGGATATATGTCCCTCACGACAATATTCGTACTGCTCTGGATTCTCACTATTCCATTTTGGAAAGGCTTTCTCTTCAATGTCATGGGAGTTCAGAATCCAATCGAAATCTTCAATATTGCCCTGGTTTCTCTCATATTTTATATCGTTTTTGCCTACAACAATGTTGTTGACAGTATTTTTTATGGAATAGGGAGAACAGATCTAATGCTGTTACAGTCTCTGGCAACAAATCTTATCTTTTATATAGGAGCATATGCGTTGTACCTGAAAGGGCTCTTTATTCCCAGTTTGACTGGCATAGCCATCCTCTTTGGCCTGGGAATTGTCTTTGATTCACTGATTACGTTCTACCTCTATTACAAACTGATGAAAAGAGAGCTTGTATTAGCATGAGAATCCATCGCCTTTATTGAAGAAACCCCAATATTACCCGATACATACTTTTCTATCCTGATTTTCTGTGGCATAATTTTCTGTAGTTGTAAATCATTTGGGACGGGCGGGATCACAGGTTCTTGTTTCACTCCCCATATGGTTCAGCGTATATCTGATAAAGCCTAAGATTCAAATCTGGTTCAAAAGAAGCTGAAACCGCTTGAATAACCACAGAATCTGATTTATTGGTTACCCGCACCTCATATTTTAACAGGCCGGGGCTGGTATTTCTTATTGATGTGGAGATTGTTCATGAAACATAAAATGGCCAGGAATATCAACCTGGATTATTCTTTCACTTTCTTATCCAACTTAAACCTGTTGCATGCCCTATGGATGATATATCTCAGCCTGAAAGGCTTCACCCTCCTGGAACTGGGACTCCTGGAAGGAATCTTTCATATGACATCTTTTTTGATGGAAGTACCCACAGGAGCCGTGGCAGACCTGTGGGGTAGGAAGCACAGCCGCATCCTGGGACGGCTCTTTTTTATTTTCAGCCTCATCTTCTTATGGACTTCCGACTCCTTTTTATTTCAGTCTATAGGATTCATTCTAACAGCCATGAGTTATAACCTTGAATCCGGAGCCGGAGAAGCCCTGGTTTACGATACTCTGGTTTATCTCGAGAAAGAATCGGCCTATATGGGAACCAGGGGGAAAAAAGAACTGATATACCAGTTGGCCTCTATTATGGCTTTCTTATGCGGAGGATATTTCGCAACAAAAAATTACAATATTGTCTTTACCATCACCATGATCTTTGCTTTTCTATCCCTCATCAATGCCTTTTTAATGGTAGAACCCCTAGGCATAAAGGCAGTGAAAACGGAGGACAAAAGACTCATTTTCAGCATCTTTCAATCCTTGGCACACCACAGCCGCAGCAGTATTCTTGTGATCAAAAAAGAGCCAAAAATTGCCTTCTTAATCATTTTTTCAGAAGGAATCTTCGTATTTGCAACCTGTTTATTCTTCTATCTTCAAACCTGGTGGAAATCTGTCGGCATCACTGAATTGACCATGGGGTATACCTTTGCAATTCAGGGCCTTGTCGCAGGGCTGACCGCCATGGCCGCCCCAAAACTGGACAAGAAAATAGGGGAGCAGCGTCTGTTGTTGTTTTTGCCCCTTCTTTTACTCTTTAGCCTTTGGGGTGTGGCACTGACCTCCTTTAAATCGCTGTTTTTTATATTCACAGGAGGGTTTGAAGGCATACTCATCGTCACCGTCAGCGATTATATCAATAAACTGATCCCCGGTGAGTTCCGTGCGACAATTCTATCCTATCAGTCCATGGTGTTCAGCCTGCTCATGATCCTGCTGTTTCCCCTTTTGGGATGGATAGGGGATGCCTATTCTCTGCTGCTATCCTTCTATATCATTGCCATAACAGCCTCCATACTCTACATCATTTATCTCTTGACGACTCTGTATAAAGGTATGAAAATAAAACAGGCATAATTTATTGGATACGGATATATAGATTGTGGTATATAAATGAATTTTTATTGTATAATTCAGGAAGTGAGGATTTTATTGTGCATGCATTAATAGTCGATGACGACTTTATCGGTCGAAAGCTTATGTTGAAATATTTGAGAGATTATTGCCTCTGTGATGTGGCAATTTCCGGGGATGAAGCCATCACCGCTTTTCAACTGGCCTGGATTGAAAAAGATCCCTATGACGTCATTTATCTGGACATTGTGATTCCAAGGAGTAATGGATTCGAAGTCCTGGACTATATAAGAAACTATGAAAAAGAAAATGACTGTCCTTTCAAAGCAAAAATCATCATGGTTTCCGCACTGGATGACCAGAATCAAATCGTCAATGCCTATAGAAATGAGTGTGACAGTTACATGGTAAAACCCATCAGCATGAAAAAGCTCAAAGAAGTGAGCAAACAGGCCGGGGTGCCTCTTAAGAAAATACTACGCTAATATCTCATCTAGTACTGATCGTGTGAATCTTCACTCTGTAATAGACCCAGAGAATATGAAAAAGAACAAAGATGACAAGAAATGCCCAGAGTGCCGGAGGGTTGCCATGGGTACGTGCAGCAAGGTCTATAATAAAGCCAACAACGGCGGTGAATGACCAGATGATTTTTAAATTCAGCATGGCTTTAAAGGTCTGAACATCCGAGTTTCTTCCCAATAGTGATTCTATACCAATACCAAAAAGGGCGGCAGCGCAAATTCTGCTGGCCACAGGATCCACAGCGGTCCATCCCAAACCGGTTAAAAAGACCGTTGGAAGGATCATAAGGGGGAGTGCCGTTAAAATATCTGCGGCAAAATGAATGATAAACCATACCTTAAGCTGTTTACGTAATTGTTCTCTATCCACTGGAATCTCCTTATACTTTTTCTATTTTAATCATGTTGGTAGCCTTGCTCTCCAAGAGGGGGATTCCCGTTGCATAAATAAGGGTGTCGCCTTTTTGAACATACCCCCGGTCTTTAGCCAGTTGGAGAGCCAGCTTCAGAGTATGGTCAGTATCATTGACATCTGATATTTTTTCGGCTCTCACACCCCAAACTATATTCAGATATCGCATGGTCTTTTCATTCTCTGTAAAGGCCAGGATGGGAACAGAACTACGGTACTGGCTGAGAAGGAGTGCCGTCAGACCCGACCGTGTGATGGCAATGATAAACTTAGCTCCCGCCTGTTCGGCCATGATGCATGCGGCATTGCAGATAGACGCCTCGTGACTCTTGATTTTTTCCCGCCTTCTCAGGCTGATCAGCCGCTCAGCCGATAAATTCTGTTCCGCCATCTTGACGATTTTTTTCATAATTTTAACAGTTTCCAGAGGATACTGACCCACAGAGGTTTCACCACTGAGCATCACCGCATCTGTTCCGTCAAATACTGCATTGGCCACATCGCTGGCCTCGGCACGGGTAGGACGGGGATTGCTTATCATGGAATCCAGCATCTGAGTTGCTGTGATAACAGGCTTATTTTCACTGTTACACAATGAGATGATCTTCTTTTGTATGACAGGGACTTCTTCTGTGGGAATTTCAACACCC of Oceanispirochaeta crateris contains these proteins:
- a CDS encoding MFS transporter gives rise to the protein MKHKMARNINLDYSFTFLSNLNLLHALWMIYLSLKGFTLLELGLLEGIFHMTSFLMEVPTGAVADLWGRKHSRILGRLFFIFSLIFLWTSDSFLFQSIGFILTAMSYNLESGAGEALVYDTLVYLEKESAYMGTRGKKELIYQLASIMAFLCGGYFATKNYNIVFTITMIFAFLSLINAFLMVEPLGIKAVKTEDKRLIFSIFQSLAHHSRSSILVIKKEPKIAFLIIFSEGIFVFATCLFFYLQTWWKSVGITELTMGYTFAIQGLVAGLTAMAAPKLDKKIGEQRLLLFLPLLLLFSLWGVALTSFKSLFFIFTGGFEGILIVTVSDYINKLIPGEFRATILSYQSMVFSLLMILLFPLLGWIGDAYSLLLSFYIIAITASILYIIYLLTTLYKGMKIKQA
- a CDS encoding DUF1294 domain-containing protein — encoded protein: MLKKMILILLVLLNIYTFVTVRMDKQSAVNGSSRVPEVRLVAISSLGGAPGMLLGFNVFNHKTNVVRKGYLQDAIKLVLFQNLIMYGFVFFSLRKKKEKVWRY
- a CDS encoding MATE family Na+-driven efflux transporter — protein: MFQISKSLKNINYKMLLALILSGLFPAIYMAVRVRFLGDMPSDWGVNIASQLSWVNLLYEIMNEAILLPVFFLFGKVIKDKEDLENRLRTGLIITFVLYCVLSILIAVMAEPLVLMMAQQSDLVPATVIYIRWESLAVVFSILFRFLLPVFILINKERVIYIFLALQMSLSLIFDTLLISSLPFSLNIGVNGIAFSNLLTSVILVGISLFSLTRSGYSIIRNNRPLSFRWTREWLRIGGYSGIESLVRNLAFMIVILRMINVVNEQGTFWVTNNFIWGWLLLPVLALGELIKRDCAEDSSNIQRFFQGYMSLTTIFVLLWILTIPFWKGFLFNVMGVQNPIEIFNIALVSLIFYIVFAYNNVVDSIFYGIGRTDLMLLQSLATNLIFYIGAYALYLKGLFIPSLTGIAILFGLGIVFDSLITFYLYYKLMKRELVLA
- a CDS encoding response regulator; amino-acid sequence: MHALIVDDDFIGRKLMLKYLRDYCLCDVAISGDEAITAFQLAWIEKDPYDVIYLDIVIPRSNGFEVLDYIRNYEKENDCPFKAKIIMVSALDDQNQIVNAYRNECDSYMVKPISMKKLKEVSKQAGVPLKKILR